TGTCTGTTACATCTTGAGGTTCTTGTTGAGGATAAAGTGAAGCTTTTCATAGTTGACGTTGAAATCACAGATATTAATGACAATGCGCCCCGCTTCCAGGAAGATGAATTGGAATTTAGAATCAGTGAGTTAGCCGCTGTGGGAACCCGATATTCTCTTGAGGAGGCGCAGGATGCAGATGTGGGAGCCAGTTCTGTGCAGGGCTATTATCTCAGCAGTAACAAACACTTCTCTCTGGATGTGCAAACGGGAGCTGACGGGGACAAATATGCCGAACTGGTGCTGGAAAAGTCTCTAGACCGGGAAGAACAAGCTGTTCACGATCTAATCCTCACAGCCACTGACGGGGGAGATCCAGTCAGGTCCGGCACTGCGCAGATCCGCGTTATCGTCCTTGACGCAAATGACAATGCACCAGTTTTCAGTCAGCCTGTCTATAAAGTGAGTGTTTTGGAAAATGTGCCCATCGGGTCTCTGCTGCTGACAGTAAACGCCACAGATCCGGACGAAGCGATAAATTCGGAGATCACATATTCACTCAGGAAGATGAAAGACAAAGCGTCCCAGATATTCCAGGTGGATTCTAAAACTGGAGAAATATCAACTGTGGGAAACCTGGACTATGAGGAAGCCGCATCATATGAAATGGAGGTTCAAGCAAAGGACGTTGGAGATCTCTCGGCCAGGTCTAAAGTCCTGGTTACTGTGATTGATGTTAATGATAATGCTCCCAGAATAACAATCACTTCTCTCTTCAGCTCAGTCATCGAAGACAGCCCTCCAGAGACTCTGATTGCTCTATTAAACATCAGAGATAAAGATTCTGGAGATAATGGAGAGGTCACATGCTCCATACCCGGCAACCTGCCATTCCGGTTACAGAAATCATTTGACAATTATTACAGCTTGGTGACTGACAGACCCCTGGACCGGGAGCGGGTCTCGGATTACAATGTGGCGATCACAGCCACAGACCGAGGAACTCCAAATCTGGCTTCCCAAATAACAATTTTAGTGCATCTTTCAGACATAAACGACAACGCTCCCATCTTCAACCAGACATCCTACACTTTGTACATCACAGAGAACAATCACAGTGGAGCTTCCCTTTGTTCCCTGAAAGCGAATGACCCCGACTGGGGGCAGAACGCCCGAGTCACTTACTCCATTACTGGAACTCAGATCCAGGAAGCTCCGCTCTCTTCCTCCATCTCCATTAACTCTGAGACTGGGGCTCTCTACGCTCTGCGTTCCTTCGATTACGAACAGTTCCGGGAGATTCGGTTCCAAGTGCAGGCTCAGGATGGGGgttccccacctctcagcagtAATGTCTCCGTCACTCTCTTTATCCTGGATCAGAATGACAACAGCCCGCACATCTTACACCCCTCCTTTCCCACCGATGGCTCCACGGGAGTGGAGTTGGCCCCTCGCTCCTCCGAGCCGGGTTACCTGGTCACTAAGGTGGTGGCGGTGGATGCAGACTCCGGACAGAACGCCTGGCTCTCCTACCAGCTGCTGAAGGCTACAGAGCCGGGGCTCTTCTCTGTGGGACTCCACAGCGGCGAGATCAGGACAGCGCGCTACTTTCTCGACAAAGATGCGCTCAAGCAAAGTCTGGTGGTTTTAGTGAAGGACAACGGGCAGCCCCCTCTCTCTGCCACGGCCACTGTCACGGTGGTGATGGCTGACAGCATCCCCGAAATCCTCTCCGATTTAAGCAGCCTCTCAGCTCCTACAGACCCCCAGTCCAGCCTCACCTTGTATTTGGTGATCGCTGTGGCTTCCGTTTCCTGCTTGTTCTTTACCTTTATCATAGTGTTACTGGCCCTGAGGCTCCGCCGGTGGAGAAACTCGCAGCTGTTTGACTCCTCGAGTGTGACTTTCAGTGGAGTTCCCGTCTCGCAGTTTGTGGGGATCGATGGAGTCAGAGCTTTTCTTCACTCCTACTCACATGAGGTTTCTCTAACCACGGACTCCAGAAAGAGCCAGTTCAACTTTCCCAAATCAAACTATTCAAATACTCTGAGTAGTGAGCAAACTTGTGAGATAAAGGATCCTATTCTAGTTACTGAAGATTTAAACATTAGTAACGGGGATCAGACCTCCATTCAGGTGAGCTAACATAATCGGtctttttgctattagtttatAGTATATAAGTTTAATCTTCCTCGTGGACTGTGCAATTAGTTGAAAAGTACGGATTAAAGAGGACTGAATTTGCATTAGTGAGGTTAGTgtgagttctgccattgacttcaataagtgTAGCATCAAGCCCTCTGTGACTGAGAAAATACAGTGTACATATGGCTTGCTCTAGGGGAGGAGGGTATTATTGTGTCTTGATTACTTATGAAtgtaccaaattcagggtccattttggtcaatctcagggtcataggatttttaaaatagtaaatttcatgatttcagcttttaaatctgaaatgtcatggtgttgtaatagtaggggtcctgaccaaaaaaggagttgtggggcagaggggtcacaagattattgtaggggggggttgtggtactgctacccttacttctgtgctgctgctggcagcgctgccttcagagctgcgcAGCTGGTgaatggtggctgctggctggcagcccagctctgaaggcagagcagccaccagcagcagcacagaagtaaggatgtcatggtgtggtattgccacccttacttctgcactgctgtctgcagagttgggccctcagtcactctctggccacccagctctgaaggcagcagtgcagaaataagggtggcatggtatgttattgccacccttacttctgtgctgctgctggcagggcattgccttcagagctgggtgtccggccaacagccgccactctccagtggcccagctctgagggcagcacagaagtaagaacaACAATACTGCAACTCTccctacaactcccttttgggtcaggacccccaatttctcccccatgaaatcagtATATAGGgtgaaagcacacaaaagaccagatttcatagggggagaccagatttcatggtccatgatgtgtttttcatagcCATGAATTTGGCACAAACATCCttttcctttattattttaaatgaaattactcTTTattgaataaaaacaacaaggagtctggtggcaccttaaagactaacagatttatttgggcataagctttcgtgagtaaaaacctcacttcttcggatgcatagagtgaaagctacagatgcaggcattatatatctatagatatataatgcctgcatctgtagctttcactctatgcatccgaagaagtgaggtttttactatctatagatatataatgcctgcatctgtagctttcactctatgcatccgaagaagtgaggtttttactcacgaaagcttatgcccaaatgaatctgttagtctttaaggtgccaccagactcttcgttgtttttgtagatacagactaacacggctaccccctgatacttggcaacatgcaaggcactaaatttagccgtatggagtggaaatccatcaacctcaacaaaaaacttgcacagatacagacagacatcatcttcctctccaaatgcaaacagatggacatcataccaaaaggactgaaggtaaaaaatccattgcaatcaacatactacactgagtatggtgagagactgtgccacacactctcaaagaaactgaggaaccacctgatcagcatcctatacagcagacaggagaagatcaagaatgagctctcagaactggagactctcatacaataccagccttctacacaaacttccacgtggctggactttacaaaaatgagacaagccatttacaatgcacatttcacttctctacagaggaaaaaggactgtaagctatctaaactaatacctgccactgggggctataacaatggtaccctcaactcatctaacaacattgtcaatctttccaaccacacacttagcccagcagaagagtctgtcctatctcggggactctctttctgtcccaccatccccacgaacatgatacagttctgcggtgatttggaagcctactttcgtcgtctccgactcaaggaatattttcaacgcaccactgaacagtgcactgacccacaggaaccttcctaccaacactacaagaagaggaactctgcgtggactcctcct
This DNA window, taken from Trachemys scripta elegans isolate TJP31775 chromosome 8, CAS_Tse_1.0, whole genome shotgun sequence, encodes the following:
- the LOC117881609 gene encoding protocadherin gamma-A12-like isoform X7; its protein translation is MADKARLRGCKGLALFCFTLVSAWETVSGEIRYSIHEEMQKGSFVGNILKDLGLDLKELSDRGLRIVSTGRTPYFALNLKSGHLITTERIDREQICGQLETCLLHLEVLVEDKVKLFIVDVEITDINDNAPRFQEDELEFRISELAAVGTRYSLEEAQDADVGASSVQGYYLSSNKHFSLDVQTGADGDKYAELVLEKSLDREEQAVHDLILTATDGGDPVRSGTAQIRVIVLDANDNAPVFSQPVYKVSVLENVPIGSLLLTVNATDPDEAINSEITYSLRKMKDKASQIFQVDSKTGEISTVGNLDYEEAASYEMEVQAKDVGDLSARSKVLVTVIDVNDNAPRITITSLFSSVIEDSPPETLIALLNIRDKDSGDNGEVTCSIPGNLPFRLQKSFDNYYSLVTDRPLDRERVSDYNVAITATDRGTPNLASQITILVHLSDINDNAPIFNQTSYTLYITENNHSGASLCSLKANDPDWGQNARVTYSITGTQIQEAPLSSSISINSETGALYALRSFDYEQFREIRFQVQAQDGGSPPLSSNVSVTLFILDQNDNSPHILHPSFPTDGSTGVELAPRSSEPGYLVTKVVAVDADSGQNAWLSYQLLKATEPGLFSVGLHSGEIRTARYFLDKDALKQSLVVLVKDNGQPPLSATATVTVVMADSIPEILSDLSSLSAPTDPQSSLTLYLVIAVASVSCLFFTFIIVLLALRLRRWRNSQLFDSSSVTFSGVPVSQFVGIDGVRAFLHSYSHEVSLTTDSRKSQFNFPKSNYSNTLSSEQTCEIKDPILVTEDLNISNGDQTSIQQAQPNPDWRFSQAQRPGTSGSQNGEEGGAWPNNQFDTEMLQAMILASANEAADGNSTLGGGAGTMGLSTRYGPQFTLQHVPDYRQNVYIPGSTATLSNSSGKRDGKSSGSSGGNKKKSGKKEKK